From the genome of Chaetodon trifascialis isolate fChaTrf1 chromosome 4, fChaTrf1.hap1, whole genome shotgun sequence:
tgtctctctgtgtctctctctgtgtctctgtgtgtgtgtgtgtgtgtctctctctgtgtctctgtttgtgtgtgtgtgtgtgtgtgtgtgtgtgtctctctctctctgtgtctctctctgtgtctctctctctgtgtgtctctctctgtgtctctgtttgtgtgtgtgtgtgtgtgtctctctctctgtgtctctgtttgtgtgtgtgtgtgtgtgtgtgtgtgtgtgtgtgtgtctctctgtgtctctctctttgtgtctctctctgtgtctctctctgtgtgtctgtgtgtgtgtgtctctctctctctctgtgtctctctctctgcgtctctctctgtgtctctctctctgtgtctctctctgtgtctctctctgtgtctctctctctgtgtctgtgtgtgtgtgtgtgtctctctctctctctgtgtctctctctgtgtctgtgtgtgtgtgtgtgtgtgtgtgtgtgtgtgtgtgtgtgtgtgtctgtgtgtgtgtgtgtctctctgtgtctctctctctgtgtctctctctctgtgtctgtgtgtgtgtgtgtctctctctctctctgtgtctctctctgtgtgtctgtgtgtgtgtctctctctctctgtgtctctgtctgtgtctctctctctctgtgtctctctctctgtgtctctctctctgtgtctctgtcttcgTGTCTCTCTGAAGGATAAAGGCCTTGTTGTTGTCTCTCAGTGGTTACATAACAGTGTTGAATGGAGGCGTCTCTCTGAGCTCTGCAGGTTGCTGGTGGATTAAACATGAGGAGGCCCCGCCCCctgagtgacagacagcagtgaggcGTTCACTGACCGTCTGACACTAAATGACCAGAGTGTTGTTGAGACTGTGTTGTCACAGAACAGCTGTACAGGTGTGTTGAGGTGTGATCACCTgagtcctcctctcctcagtacGATGCTCAGGAGGTCGTGCACCCGTCACAGGGTTGGTGCATCAGTCCCCACCTCCTGTCAAAATTTTTTTGGGAAGGACACTGAGCTCCAGATTGTCCCCATGGTCAGAGCAGGACCCTGCAGACCAGGACCCGTCTACCACTGAAGCAGGTGGTCTGCAGGACAGCCGGGTTCTTACTGACATGGTCCTCAGCTGATGATACTTCAACATACCTATAcctgtcagctgcagctgtgtgtgtgtgtgtgtgtgtgtgtgtgtgtgtgtgtgtgtgtgtgtgtgtgtgtgagatcagcTGCTTAGTGGATCATGAGGTGCGTCAGGTTCAGCTGGAGATCCATACGTCTGATTGGATGGTGTGTATTGAGCAtcagtgtctctttgtctctgtagGGACGCGTCCTTTGGGAACTCCACCTTCAACCTCACCGTGCTGGACTGTCTGCAGGGCATCAGGAAGGTGAGCAACAATTGTGCGTTCTTATTGGCTGGATGTCTGCTGACATTGGCTGTGTGATGTGACACTCTGGATCAGTGGGACCCGGTCTGGATCAGTCTGGATTCAGTGGTCCAGTGGTGGTctgctgtgtgtcctcagtCGACCATCAAAGACTCACACTGGAGACGGTCTTTGTGTCCCTCTGGTCTCATCagtttgtcctctgtctgtcagaaTGACTTCCAGCTCCTTCACTTAAAGCGTGTGATGCCTTCGTGTTTCAGGCCCTGCAGCACGGCTTCTTCGACTTTGAGACCTTCGACGTGGACGAGTACGAACACTACGAGGTAAACGCCGCAGCAGAGCGAGCCGTCGgtccgtcagtcagtcagtctgtctgtctgtcggtctgtcggttggtctgtctgtctgtctgtctgtctgtctgtatctcagtctgtctgtctgtctgtctgtcggttggtctgtctgtctgtctgtcagccagtctctgtgtctctgtgtctttctctgtctccctctccctctgtgtctctgcgtgtAGCGGGTGGAGAATGGAGACCTGAACTGGATCGTCCCGGGGAAGTTTCTGGCCTTCAGTGGACCTCATCCTAAAACCAAAGTGGAGAACGGTGAGTGAAGGTGGAGACGTGTCCTGCACTGTGTCCTCATTTGACAGAGGTTAAGGCTCAGCAGTGTGAGCTGTGAGGTGGCTTTGTAACACCTGCAGTTGCTCCGCCCCCTGCAGGTTACCCTCTCCACGCCCCTGAATCGTACTTCCCGTACTTCAGGAAACACAACGTGACCACCGTCGTCCGTCTCAACAAGAAGATCTACGACTCCAAACGCTTCGCCGACGCCGGCTTCGACCACCACGACCTCTTCTTCTCAGACGGCAGCACGCCCAGTGACATCATCGCACGCCGCTTCCTGCACATCTGTGAGAGTACGGACGGAGCGGTAGCAGTCCACTGCAAGGGTGAGCGTGTCCCGTCCggcctgtcctctgtgtccttcctgtgtttttgtctggtctagggctgggcgatatggctgaaaactctattgtgatataagtgttttatatcggtcgatatcgataattattgatatttattgatatttatttatgacatatttaaaataaggaccaggagaaaaatacattcaatttaaacatttttattttaaattgaaccttcctctgattataatccctcAGTTATCGAGGCAGAAAGGAAacgtcaacacaaccatggaaaacactcaaataataaatgtaaacaaagtgtaaaaatgtaaacagagaaacctgagaactttttttctgcaggtttcgtgcagaaagttcacaaactgattcaccttctgctgaataaaatgttttcagatatgtgcagtgttttggaaacacagcagaaacaaacaaacaaacatgatgacagcacagtaacactgactgaactataaaaccagcctagacataagaacaacttcagtcgctcttcttcctctgaacatacatgaactgttcagttatatttttattataagagctgtttgtaagctggcttctcctcagtgctcagtgaagcgtgtctttagctgtatgagatgccgctgcctccgttacgtcttcgtgccttttagatgatttgtcatcaggcactgaagcagatacctctgcatggcggtcagctgcttgtcggtgctgctgcggttggcggacgttggcgaatacggctgcgctccaaagagtgagcgcggctaagctggttcaataagtttgtggtgttactggtcttggtggggacgacagtcttgcataagttacagaccacattggtctgactaccaaaaactccatactgagctgactttccctgttttatcgacgatttgtttgctcgctgcagcgctcgctttctgtttgtcatctcactcctcgcagaGCAGCAAACGCGACGCAAACGACAGACGAAACGACaaacgacacggcgcaaccgaacgTGATAATGTTAGATGATTGGCTGtcagcgtgtctctctcactgattagcgattacgTCCCTatgagtgcctttgttcatgcaaccaacctcgcttcgcaacttcaggtttcttccgacgaagaaaaaaaaattatcgaatgttttattgaacacattttttattgatattgatgacgcgtctatcgcgagacatataGCTATCATTTTACCGGCCAGCCCTACTCTGGTCTGTCTGCGCAGTGTGACGCTGTTCACgctgccagcagagggcagtgtgACACTGTCTGCTGATGAggacacacactccagctgctctgtcctccagctccttcagtCTGTCCTGACACCTGCAGTATTTGCAGTAGCTTGttgaagtactgcagtactatCAAAGTGCCTGCAGTACTGTCTCGTGAGGACAGCAGAGCTGAATGAGGTTTGTGTCATTCTGCACGTCTAAAACAGGAGTAACAGATGTTACAGTCTGAAGAAAAGCTTTTCCATGTTTGAGTCCTTGAGGACGAACAAACATCTGTCCTTCATTCAGCCTGGTTTCTGGAACGTCTCCAGTCCTGTGTGCTTACAGGCTGACAGTCTGTCCATCaccatgaagctgctgtctttttGTCGCTGTAGATtattgtgtcctctgtgtctcttgtcctctggtctctgtagatcattgtgtcccctgtgtctgttgtcctcttgtctctgtagatcattgtgtcccctgtgtctgttgtcctcttgtctctggtctctgtagatcattgtgtcccctgtgtctgttgtcctcttgtctctggtctctgtagatcattgtcccctgtgtctgttgtcctcttgtctctgcagatcattgtcccctgtgtctgttgtcctcttgtctctgcagatcattgtcccctgtgtctgttgtcctcttgtctctggtctctgtaggtcaTTGTCCCCTGTgcctgttgtcctcttgtctctggtctctgtagatcattgtgtcccctgtgtctgttgtcctcttgtttCTGCAGATCAtggtgtcccctgtgtctgttgtcctcttgtctctggtctctgtagatcattgtcccctgtgtctgttgtcctcttgtctctgcagATCATTGTCCCCTGTatcttgtcctcttgtctctggtctctgcagatcattgtgtcccctgtgtctgttgtcctcttgtctctggtctctgtagatcatggtgtcccctgtgtctgttgtcctcttgtctctgcagatcattgtcccctgtgtctgttgtcctcttgtctctggtctctgtagatcattgtcccctgtgtctgttgtcctcttgtctctgccGATcattgtcccctgtgtctgttgtcctcttgtctctgcagatcattgtcccctgtgtctgttgtcctcttgtctctgcagatcattgtgtcccctgtgtctgttgtcctcttgtctctggtctctgtagatcattgtcccctgtgtctgttgtcctcttgtctctgtagatcattgtgtcccctgtgtctgttgtcctcttgtctctgcagTTCATGGTGTCCCCTGTGtcttttgtcctcttgtctctggtctctgtagatcattgtgtcccctgtgtctgttgtcctcttgtctctggtctctgtagatcattgtgtcccctgtgtctgttgtcctcttgtctctggtctctgtagatcattgtgtcccctgtgtctgttgtcctcttgtctctgcagatcattgtcccctgtgtctcttgtcctcttgtctctgcagatcattgtcccctgtgtctcctgtcctcttgtctctgcagatcattgtcccctgtgtctcctgtcctcttgtctctgcagatcattctgtcccctgtgtctgttgtcctcttgtctctggcctctgcagatcattgtgtcccctgtgtctgttgtcctctcgtctctggtctctgtagatcatggtGTCTCCTCGTTCATGTCTCAGAGGACGTTCCTGGTGGAGTTGGTGGAGCTCATGTTAAACTGATGATTCTTTccattctggatcaatcagctgatcatttcctcaatccatcgatcgatcgattgattTGTTCAGATTtctaaacaaagaaaaacagcgaatcgcattttttaatgaaaactgaCTCAAAGGAATCAAAGAGATGCAGCTTCATATCTGATCAGttcattgattgattgtttcacgtcattttaaaatctgttgCTTAGTTTCATCTTTTACACAATTTGACAAACTCTTCGCATTATGTTCatgttctctgtctgtctctctgtgtctgtctgtctgcctgtctctgtctctctgtgtctgtctgtctgcctgtctctgtctgtctctctgcctgtctgtctctgcctgtctctctgtgtctgtctgtctgcctgtctctgtctctctgtgtctgtctgtctgcctgtctctgtctctctgtgtctgtctgtctgtctctctgcctgtctgtctctgcctgtctctgtctgtctctctgtgtctgtctgtctgcctgtctctgtctctctgtgtctgtctgtctgcctgtctgtctctctgtgtctgtctgtctgcctgtctctgtctgtctgtctgtctgtctgtctgtctgtctgcctgtctgtctgtctgcctgtctgtctgtctgtctgtctgtctctctgtgtctgtctgtctgtctgtctctctgtctgtctctgtctttctgtctgtctgtctgtctgtctgtctgtctgtctgtctgtctgtctgtctctctgtctctctgcctgtctctgtctgtctgtctctgtctctctctgcctgtctctggatgtctgtctgtctgtctgtctgtctgtctctgtctgtctgtctgtctgtctgcctgtctctgcctgtctctggatgtctgtctctctgtgtctgtctgtctgtctgcctgtctctgtctgtctgtctgtctgtctgcctgtctctgtctgtctgtctgtctgtctgtctgtctgtctgtctgtctgtctgtctgtctgtctgtctgtctctctgcctgtctctgtctgtgtgtctctctgcctgtctctgtctgtctgtctctctgtgtctgtctatctgtctgtctctgtctgtctgtctctgtctgtctgtctgtctgtctgtctgtctgtctgtctgtctctctgcctgtctctgtctgtctctgtctgtgtgtctctctgcctgtctctgtctgtctctctgcctgtctctctgcctgtctctgtctctctgtgtctgtctgtctgtctgtctgtctgtctgtgtctttctgtccgtctgtctctgtctctctctgcctgtctctggatgtctgtctgtctgtctgtctgtctgtctctgtctgtctgtctgtctgtctgtctctctgcctgtctgtctgtctctctgcctgtctctgcctgtctctgtctgtctgtctgtctgtctgtctgtctctctgcctgtctgtctgtgtgtctctctgcctgtctctgtctgtctctgtctgtgtgtctctctgcctgtctctgtctgtctgtctctctgtgtctgtctatctgtctgtctctgtctgtctgtctgtctgtctgtctgtctgtctgtctgtctgtctgtctgtctgtctgtctctctgcctgtctctctctctgtctgtgtgtctctctgcctgtctctgtctgtctgtctctctgcctgtctgtctgcctgtctctctgcctgtctctgtctgtctgtctgtctgtctgtctgtctgtctgtctctctgcctgtctctgtctgtctctctgcctgtctgtgtgtctctgtctgtctgtctctgtctgtctctctgtgtctatctgtctgtctctctgtgtctgtctgtctctgtctgtctgtctctctgtctgtctctctgtcagctggTCTGGGCAGGACGggcactctgattggctgttaccTGATGAAACACTACCGCTTCACGGCAGGTGAGGCCATCGCCTGGATCAGGATCTGCAGACCGGGCTCTGTGATTGGACCACAGCAGAACTTCCTGGAAGAGTGAGTCACAGTGGAAGACGCTCTTTGATTTGTTCAGATCCACATTGTGGTCTtagctgtgacctttgacctgtgagGTATGACATGGTTTGGTCTGTCAGACAGCGGACGATGACCAATGCTTTGGTTTAGAAATGGCCTCATTGATTGGTTCATTCTTCTCTGCTGATTGGCCGATGGCTCACCTGGTGTTTCAGCTGTTCGTTGTCCCAAAACACGAACGAGCCTCGAGGTGGCGGCGAGCTGTCTTTGTCCTTAATGTCCGACTTAAAGACGCCTGCTGAGGCTGAGACCTGACGCCGTCCTTAACGTCCGActaacactgaaaatgtgtgtttgcaggaagcAGTCGGCCATGTGGTTGCTAGGCGACAGCCAGCGTTCCCAGAAGAccaagctggaggagagggCGGTGTCTCACCTAATCACCAGTATGGATGACCTCACTGTAAACTCCGCCCACAACTCTACAAACCCCgcccacaacaacaacatgtgcAGATCCCCGAGCTGCGACCATCTGACTGaggtcacacatacacacactgaaacgcacacgcacacagttaTATTTAACACAGCCTGAATGAGCTGACGGAGGTCTGAGAGCTTTGAAGTTagctgtgcgtgcgtgcgtgcgtgcgtgcgtgcgtgcgtgcgtgcgtgcgtgcgtgcgtgcgtgcgtgcgtgcgtgcgtgaccTGTCAGTCGTCTCATGGTGCGTTGGTTTTATCCTCCAGGCTGAGGCGGACAGCGGACCAGGTCTGACTCAGGGAGACAAACTGAGAGCCTTAAAGGGCCGGCGCCCCCCCCGCCCTGCCACCACTGGAGCTCTCAGGTACCTGATCCAGATGGGGAGGTGGGGGTCTGGGGGGTGGAGCACACATGTCCCTCAGTCTGTTTTTTGTAGACAGCAGGTGTGATGGAGGCTGTAGCTTTAATGGAGACGAGGGTTAGCAAGATGAGCTAAAATCAATATgacagtttatttttgtttttatggtttttatGATGGAGGTGTGaaggagtgatggaggtgtgatggagtgatggaggtgtgatggagtgatggggtgtgatggagtgatgggggtgtgatggagtgatggagatgtgatggagtgatggagtgatggctgtgatggagtgatggaggtgtgatggtgtgatggaggtgtgatggagtgatggaggtgtgatggaggtgtgatggaggtgtgatggtgtgaaggaggtgtgatggagtgatggaggtgtgatggagtgatggaggtgtgatggaATGATGgggtgtgatggagtgatggaggtgtgatggagtgatggaggtgtgatggaATGATGGGGTGTGATGgggtgatggaggtgtgatggagtgatggagtgatgggctgtgatggagtgatggaggtgtgatggagtgatggaggtgtgatggagtAATGGgggtgtgatggagtgatggaggtgtgatggagtgatgggctgtgatggagtgatggaggtgtgatggagtgatggagtgatgggcTGTGATGggctgtgatggagtgatggaggtgtgatgctgtgatggagtgatgggctgtgatggagtgatgggcTGTGATGGGGTGATGGGCTGTGATGGGGTGTGACGgaggtgtgatggagtgatggaggtgtgatggaggtgtgatggagtgatggaggtgtgatggagtgatggagtgatgggctgtgatggaggtgtgatggagtgatggaggtgtgatggagtgatggagtgatggagtgatggaggtgtgatggaggtgtgatggtgtgaaggaggtgtgatggagtgatggaggtgtgatggagtgatggggtgtgatggagtgatgggggtgtgatggagtgatggagatgtgatggagtgatggagtgatgggctgtgatggagtgatggaggtgtgatggagtgatggaggtgtgatggtgtgaaggaggtgtgatggagtgatggaggtgtgatggagtgatggaggtgtgatggaATGATGgggtgtgatggagtgatggaggtgtgatggagtgatggagtgatgggctgtgatggagtgatggaggtgtgatggagtgatggaggtgtgatggagtgatggggtgtgatggaggtgtgatggagtAATGGGGgtgtgatggaggtgtgatggagtgatgggctgtgatggagtgatggaggtgtgatggagtgatggagtgatgggctgtgatggagtgatgggctgtgatggagtgatggaggtgtgatggagtgatggagtgatgggctgtgatggagtgatgggcTGTGATGGGGTGTGACGgaggtgtgatggagtgatgggctgtgatggaggtgtgatggagtgatggaggtgtgatggagtgatggagtgatgggctgtgatggagtgatggaggtgtgatggaggtgtgatggaggtgtgatggagtgatggaggtgtgatggagtgatgggcTGTGATGGAGGTGcgatggagtgatggaggtgtgatggagtgatggaggtgtga
Proteins encoded in this window:
- the cdc14ab gene encoding dual specificity protein phosphatase CDC14AB isoform X3 — encoded protein: MTVEGVRHSPILSALFRMTEDSELLGAAQFIKERLYFATLRSKPKSTANTHYFCTDDEFLYENFYADFGPLNLAMLYRYCCKLNKKLKSFTLTRKRIVHYTSFDQRKRSNAAVLIGGYAVIYLKKTPEEAYRALISGSNASYLPFRDASFGNSTFNLTVLDCLQGIRKALQHGFFDFETFDVDEYEHYERVENGDLNWIVPGKFLAFSGPHPKTKVENGYPLHAPESYFPYFRKHNVTTVVRLNKKIYDSKRFADAGFDHHDLFFSDGSTPSDIIARRFLHICESTDGAVAVHCKAGLGRTGTLIGCYLMKHYRFTAGEAIAWIRICRPGSVIGPQQNFLEEKQSAMWLLGDSQRSQKTKLEERAVSHLITSMDDLTVNSAHNSTNPAHNNNMCRSPSCDHLTEAEADSGPGLTQGDKLRALKGRRPPRPATTGALRLEEMKMHSRSASQPLRLSMGVGQGPSSPLKSSKFPASSASAAAKRIGRSPSSSASNIRSLFSLSTSSTRTTHLA
- the cdc14ab gene encoding dual specificity protein phosphatase CDC14AB isoform X2, which translates into the protein MTVEGVRHSPILSALFRMTEDSELLGAAQFIKERLYFATLRSKPKSTANTHYFCTDDEFLYENFYADFGPLNLAMLYRYCCKLNKKLKSFTLTRKRIVHYTSFDQRKRSNAAVLIGGYAVIYLKKTPEEAYRALISGSNASYLPFRDASFGNSTFNLTVLDCLQGIRKALQHGFFDFETFDVDEYEHYERVENGDLNWIVPGKFLAFSGPHPKTKVENGYPLHAPESYFPYFRKHNVTTVVRLNKKIYDSKRFADAGFDHHDLFFSDGSTPSDIIARRFLHICESTDGAVAVHCKAGLGRTGTLIGCYLMKHYRFTAGEAIAWIRICRPGSVIGPQQNFLEEKQSAMWLLGDSQRSQKTKLEERAVSHLITSMDDLTVNSAHNSTNPAHNNNMCRSPSCDHLTEAEADSGPGLTQGDKLRALKGRRPPRPATTGALRLEEMKMHSRSASQPLRLSMGVGQGPSSPLKSSKFPASSASAAAKRIGRSPSSSASNIRSVQHEVNNNNSGLYGGSAAPPAAKSSSFVLSGRPGPQGFSPLRGPGPYGALKGPSGRYLSRSIPSLQSEYVQY